The Pseudomonas fluorescens genome includes a window with the following:
- the nuoI gene encoding NADH-quinone oxidoreductase subunit NuoI → MFKYIGDIVKGTGTQLRSLVMIFGHGFRKRDTLQYPEEPVYLAPRYRGRIVLTRDPDGEERCVACNLCAVACPVGCISLQKAETEDGRWYPDFFRINFSRCIFCGLCEEACPTTAIQLTPDFEMAEFKRQDLVYEKEDLLISGPGKNPDYNFYRVAGMAIAGKPKGAAQNEAEPINVKSLLP, encoded by the coding sequence ATGTTCAAATATATTGGCGACATCGTTAAGGGTACTGGTACCCAACTGCGAAGCCTGGTCATGATCTTCGGCCATGGCTTCCGCAAGCGTGACACCCTGCAATACCCGGAAGAGCCGGTCTACCTGGCGCCGCGCTATCGCGGCCGCATCGTCCTGACCCGCGACCCCGACGGCGAGGAACGCTGCGTGGCCTGCAACCTGTGCGCCGTGGCGTGCCCGGTAGGTTGCATCTCGCTGCAGAAAGCTGAAACCGAAGACGGTCGCTGGTACCCGGACTTCTTCCGCATCAACTTCTCGCGCTGCATTTTCTGCGGCCTCTGCGAGGAAGCGTGCCCGACCACCGCGATCCAGCTCACACCGGATTTCGAAATGGCCGAGTTCAAACGTCAGGACCTGGTGTACGAGAAAGAAGATCTGCTGATTTCCGGTCCCGGTAAAAACCCTGATTACAACTTCTATCGTGTTGCAGGTATGGCCATTGCCGGTAAGCCAAAAGGCGCCGCGCAGAACGAAGCCGAACCGATCAACGTGAAGAGCTTGCTGCCTTAA